In a single window of the Bradyrhizobium sp. ORS 285 genome:
- a CDS encoding SDR family oxidoreductase: protein MTRELEGKVAAVTGAASGIGLASSEAMLAAGARVVMIDRDAAALARLRERHGDAVIPVVIDLLDATDCATLLPRVLDAAGRLDIFHANAGSYLGGDLVDAKTDAIDRMLNLNVNVVIKNVRDVLPHMIARGSGDIIVTSSLAAHYPTPWEPVYASSKWAIDCFVQTTRRQVFKHGIRIGAISPGPVVTALIADWPAEKLKEARESGSLLEPAEVANVVMFMLTRPRGMTIRDVVMLPTNFDL from the coding sequence ATGACCAGGGAACTCGAAGGCAAGGTGGCGGCCGTCACCGGTGCGGCGTCAGGCATCGGGCTCGCCAGCAGCGAGGCGATGCTGGCCGCCGGCGCGCGCGTCGTCATGATCGATCGCGACGCCGCCGCACTGGCGCGCCTGCGCGAGCGCCATGGCGACGCGGTGATCCCGGTGGTCATCGACCTGCTCGATGCGACGGACTGCGCCACCCTGTTGCCGCGCGTGCTCGACGCGGCCGGCCGGCTCGACATCTTCCACGCCAATGCCGGCAGCTATCTCGGCGGCGATCTCGTCGACGCCAAGACCGATGCGATCGACCGCATGCTCAATCTCAACGTCAATGTCGTGATCAAGAACGTCCGCGACGTGCTGCCGCACATGATCGCGCGCGGCTCCGGCGACATCATCGTCACCAGCTCGCTGGCCGCGCACTATCCGACGCCGTGGGAGCCGGTCTATGCCTCCTCGAAATGGGCGATCGACTGCTTCGTGCAGACCACGCGCCGCCAGGTCTTCAAGCACGGCATCCGCATCGGTGCGATCTCGCCGGGCCCTGTGGTGACCGCGCTGATCGCCGACTGGCCGGCCGAGAAGCTGAAGGAAGCGCGCGAATCCGGCAGCCTGCTGGAGCCGGCCGAGGTCGCCAATGTCGTGATGTTCATGCTGACGCGCCCGCGCGGCATGACCATCCGCGACGTCGTAATGCTGCCGACGAATTTCGATTTGTAA